Within the Salvia hispanica cultivar TCC Black 2014 chromosome 4, UniMelb_Shisp_WGS_1.0, whole genome shotgun sequence genome, the region TCAAATCTCTGATTCTCCATCCAAAAGTACCTGAATTATAATGTGACGGAAAGAGCAAAAATTAGTGACGAGGGTCATATTCATCCATCTCAATTTcagcaaattaaaattttcccagttttgatttatttacataaatataaattctacTTTTGTTTTTGAACTTTGAAATACAATAAGTTTCTAGTAGTATGTACCAAAACTTAAAATTCTGGATTGTGCACCTGTTTTAAACGTTCAAAAACGATGCTAAAGTACTAGTGCTTGATGTACGAATAATTGTACGTTTTGAAAATGTTACAAAATTATGCTTCAATCGTTGTAAATCAATCATTCTAGCACAGTAAATCAATAGATGTTAAGAGTCGACCTTCGGAGCAGGATTTGCTTCTGGTGATTTGGCCACGTCCTCGGCAGTTTCCATGTCCATCATCGTATTGTCATTGATAACTACTTCGGCTTCCTGAGCATCACCGATGACTACTTCGGCTTCCTGAGCATCGGTCATTACTTCATCTTGGTCCTCAACCGGGGGTTCTAGCCCCCCATTTTCGACTGCGTTGTTCTGAGGCAGGGCGTTTCCATTTCCTTCGTGAGCcccatttgaattttgttctGTTGTGGGTGGGTATGGATCGGTACAGATTTTCAACGTTGATGTGACAAGTATATTCTGCACATATATGTGGaacaaaaatcagaattttTTCCATGCAGCATGGTAGATATGGTAATTCCCAGAAATAGAGAATGTTCAATAATCAGATGATGGAAACGTAATCATCTCCAGAACCTTTACTAGTCCATAGTGATTATACATAAAACAGGACCTCCCAAGTCCATAGTGatcatacataaaattaaagtgaaCGGTTTGCCAACAGATATTTGAGCATTAATTCgacattcaaaataaaatggagtatGAAACTTGATTTCAGAAAGAGAGGGTAAAATACCTTATCTAGAGCCAAAGAGAGCTTCAACAGCTTAGGATAGATACTTCTTGCAGATAATAAGATCTGTTTTGTCAGTTAGaacaagaaattaataataaagatAAGTATATATCTTCTAACAGAAATATTCCACAAAACAGATCAGATAGAAAAGTATCATTTGAGAGAATACACTTGCACCAAAGTACGCCAAGAAAAATGTCAGCACAGAAAGATAAAACAATTACCTCACAAAGCCTCTGTAAGGTAAATGGAGGGCCTTCATCAAAGCTATGAAGAGCTACAATACATATTCAGAGACAATTGTTAATGCTTTATTCGATTATGCAAGATATGACTACACatataactaatataaaaCTATTTAGTGCCTAATTTAAGATAATCTTCAGTCATAATTCACTATATCAAGCCTCTGTCTTACTCTctaaggaaaataaataaaattgaatatcacGACATATGCCCAAGACAGTTAAAAAGAGGGAGAGGTGTGAAACAGGGAATACCATCATCCAACCTTTTCACCAGTTCCTGGAAAGTCTCCCCTAATGCAGAAGTCTGCTGCTCGGCGGTCATGTTAGACTCAGGATATTCTGAGAGGACCTTTAAGATGGAAT harbors:
- the LOC125222148 gene encoding serine/threonine-protein phosphatase 4 regulatory subunit 2-A-like — encoded protein: MATALNENLENSSARGDAAVEQNHEIPDSEMPNHGGLAPEPSFSEEEVKGALEISASTGKFWLDWEKLRSILSFHLKQVLSEYPESNMTAEQQTSALGETFQELVKRLDDALHSFDEGPPFTLQRLCEILLSARSIYPKLLKLSLALDKNILVTSTLKICTDPYPPTTEQNSNGAHEGNGNALPQNNAVENGGLEPPVEDQDEVMTDAQEAEVVIGDAQEAEVVINDNTMMDMETAEDVAKSPEANPAPKVDS